In a single window of the Acyrthosiphon pisum isolate AL4f chromosome X, pea_aphid_22Mar2018_4r6ur, whole genome shotgun sequence genome:
- the LOC115033183 gene encoding uncharacterized protein LOC115033183: MNQSLYQGFQNRITFDSPEHHLVNFPRMVRIEEPAKTRYFFVPKEWFEVDNNCDISIDTVDIECSSSKNFENNTKSVQCYIQSPTKAILRKKVKVLQQRLKRRETKINSLKSLVMRIKKNVPMSDDVVMGMYYDVGEILEDVIARRIISVDHLFEE; this comes from the exons ATGAATCAATCATTGTACCAGGGTTTCCAAAACCGAATCACATTTGACAGTCCTGAACATCATCTGGTGAATTTTCCTAGAATGGTCAGGATAGAAGAACCAGCTAAAACTAGGTATTTTTTCGTGCCCAAAGAGTGGTTTGaa gttGACAATAATTGTGATATATCTATCGATACGGTCGATATAGAATGTTCCAGttcgaaaaattttgaaaataatactaaaagtGTTCAGTGTTACATACAATCGCCAACAAAGgcaattttgagaaaaaaagtaaaagtattACAACAACGCCTTAAGCGAagagaaacaaaaataaactcattaaaaa GTCTTGTTATGCGCATTAAGAAAAACGTCCCGATGTCAGATGATgttgtaatgggcatgtattatGATGTAGGGGAAATACTAGAGGATGTTATTGCTCGACGGATTATTTCTGTTGATCACTTATtcgaagaataa